The Streptomyces sp. NBC_00286 nucleotide sequence CGGGCAAGCCGGTACGCGATCAGGTCGCCGAGGACCGAGGCGGTGGCCGCGGTGAGCGTCAGCGGCAAGAGGTCCGGTACGTGCCCGGTCGCCGCGCCGGAGCCGGCCGCGGCCGCAGTCGCCGCCGCGATGACGAGGACCCCGCTCGGCAGCACCGGCACGAACACGTCGAACAGCACGGACAAGGCCACCACGGCGTAGATCCATGGACTGCCCGTCAGCAGCCCCACACTCTCAAGCACCCGAACTCCCTGTGTCTCCCCCGTAGCCCGAACCTGGCCGAGAGCCGCGATGTCGCGGGGGAGCGGCAGGTGCGGCCTGTGACAGCCATACAGCGTACGCGGGGGATGGGACGGGAGATCCACAGGGGGCACGTGTGATCGCTACACCACGTTCACCCGGCCGCCACGGTGCCGTTCAGAGGGCCGCAAGATACGACACGGGAGGAGCCGCCCGATACGACGACGGCGCCCGCCCCCGGTGCGACAGGGGCGGGCGCCGTTTTCGTACGCCTTGCGTATCTCGTACGACTTGCGTGCTGCGGTGCGCCGGTTCGGGCGTCAGGCCGCGATGGGCTCCGAGCTGCGCTGGTCCGCCGTGGACGACGTGCTGCCTCGCGCGAAGAGCCGGTCGAGGCCGAGCGCGCCCGAGCCGGTGAAGACGAGCAGGAACATCGACCAGCAGAACATGGCCGCGCCCTCACCCTGGTTCTCGATCGGGAAGAGCGCCTGCGGCTGGTGGACCTTGAAGTACGCGTAGGCCATGGCGCCCGAGGCGATGAACGCCGCGAACCGGGTGCCGAGGCCGAGCAGAACCAGGCTGCCGCCGACGAGCTCGATGACGGCCGCGTACCCGTTCGGCCAGGCGGTCGGCTCCACGGTGCCGCCCTTGCCGTCGGCGCCGCCGAACTCGCCGAAGAGCGACATGACGCCGTGGCAGGTGAAGAGCAGACCGATGACGATGCGGAACAGGCCGATGGCGTACGGCTGGGCGCTGTTTAGGCGTCCGGTCATGATGGGGGAACTCCTTCGGTCTGGTGCGGTCATGGGGGGACCGCATGGGGACGTAAACCGAGCGAGTGATCGACGGTAGGCTAGCTCAATCGATTGTTGCAAGTTCAACATTCGGCCGATTTTCGGCCCCGTCTTCCGGCGTCGCCGCAGTTGAGGCAGCCCGCAGCAGCGCTCGCGCCACGGAGTCCGTGTCGGAGAGTGTGACTGAGTCCACCCCTGGCCTGACCCCCGCCGCCGTCACCCAGTGCACGCCCTCCGTGGGCACGCCGAGCGCGAACCGCCGCGGATGCGCGTGCCCTCCGCGGTCGATCAGACGGTACGGGCGCGGTGTTACGTCCAGCCCTCCGGTTTCGTAACCGTCCACCGTGTGCGGCCGGCACTGCCCCGTCTTCAGCAGCCGGGCGAGCAAGTCGTCGGCGGTGCGCCGCAGTTCCGGTTCCGGCAGCCGCGCCTCGACGAGGGTGGTCGCCCGGACCGTGGAGCCGGGCACGTCGGGGGAGTACGCCACCCACGCCCCGTCCTCTTCCCGCACTTCCAGACGCGGGCCGAGCACCTCCAGGACGCCCGCCTCGATCAGCGCGATCATCTCCTCGATACGACGCCGGGGCGGCCCGATCGACAGGAACGCGTTGAGCGGCGTGTACCAGCGGTCCAGGTGTTCCCGCCGTGAGGTGCCCGCGAGCCCGCCGTGGTCGACGATCAGCCGCACCTCGTTGCGCAGGTCGCGCAGCACGTCGAGGGCCGCCTTGAGAGGACCGTCGACATTGCCGAGCGCCGCCTGCTCGGCGTCCTCGCGCAGATACCCGAGCAGCCAACTCCGGAAGTCCTGCGGGTTGTTGAAGGCCTGTCCCGCGTACGGGCGCGAAATGCGGTCCCAGGACCAGCGGTCGGCCTCCGCGATGCCGAACTCACCGAGGAGCAGGGCCTCTTGGGGGTCGCGGTGGGGAATGGCGAGAAAACGCTCACGGAAGTCCCGTACGGTCGCCGCCTCACCCCGTGGGGCCATGACGCTTTGCCCCAACAGCGCCTCGTAGTAGACCGTTTCGACCTCCTTCGCGACCAACGGCCATATCTCCGCGAGGAAGTCGGGCGCGTAACCGTTGTCCGCGCGCTTGCGGAAGGCGGAGATGACGTCCGGGGTGAGGACGAGCGGGAGGTGACGGCCGTACGGGCCCTTCGCATTGTCGCCGCGGGCCTGGTACGGGATGCCGCGCCGGGAACCCGCGTACAGGCGTGGCTCGAGGCCCGACGGGACGTAACGCAGGACGCCTTGCGGCGCCCGGAGGAAGCGGCCGCCGCGGGCCGTCGTCAACAGGGCCATGTGGTCGAAGAAGTTGAGGCCAAGGCCGCGCAGCAGGACGGGCTCGCCGGGGGCGAGCGGGGAGAGGTCGACATCGGCCGGGTTGGCGGGCGGGATGTGGCGCAGGCCGCGGCGGTCGGCGTACTCGGCGAGGCGTTGCTGCGTCCGGTCGGCGACCGTCGGCAGGTGGCCCTGGGCGAGGACCACGGCGGCGAGGTCGTGCAGGGTGCGGCCGTTGTCGAGTACGAGTCGCTGGTGGCCGTCGGGTGCGTCGTCGAGCCGTATCGCACGGGCCTGGTGCGTCTCGACGCGGACCGACGGCGGTGCCCCGCGTACGACCTCGGCGAAGACCCACTCCAGGTACTGGCCGTACTGGGCGCGGGTCGGGTACTCGTCCGGGTCCAGCTTGCCGCCGGCCCAGTCGTGCAGGCTCGGGCCCGGGCGGATGGGGCCCGAGCAGTCCACGCTGTCGTCGGTGAAGAGGGTCACCTGGCAGGACACGGTGTTCATCAGCAGCTCGGCCGGCTGGTCGGTCCGCCAGACGCGCCCCGGACCGGGCGGCGAGGGGTCGATGACGTGGACGGTCAGGCGCGCCCCGGGCGCCAGGAGTTCGGGCGCGGAGGCGCAGAGGCGTTCCAGGACGCTGGTGCCGCGCGGGCCTGCGCCGACCAAGGCGACGGAGACCTCTGCGGACGACTCGGCGCTCGCCGGCGGTTCCGCGGTCGCTGCAGACAAAACTGTGACTCCCGGGCATCTGGGGCGCTATGCGGCAAACCGCCCGCTGGAAGCGGACGGTCCGCATCATCATGCCGTCGCAGGGCACGGGAGCCGAGCACTTGAGTGGATCCTCGGCACCCGGTGTGGGATGCCTCACGAGCATCAGGGGCAACAGGCGCGATAGCCGGGCAACGTACGCCGAGGATGAGTTATGGGGTGAGCTCGGACTCGACGACCGTCCGCAGCCGGGCGCCGCCGCCCTTCTCCTCCCGCGCCTGGTCGAGCCGCAATTGGGCCGAGCGTCCGCGCAGGATCAGCGTCATCAACTGGTTGCCGAACCAGGGGCCGCCCGTTCTGCGCCAGTCGATCGGCGGGTTCGGGACGCCGCCGTGCCCGGCGAAGCGGCGGCCGAGGGCCCGGCCCACTCTGCTCCAGCCGAAGTGGAAGCCGAGTTTGATGGACATCGGGATGGAGTTGTGGACGGGGGAACAGGTCAGTTGCAGCACGCGTGCGTCGGGCCCGGACTCGCCCTGAGGCCACGAGGGTTCGGCGATGTAGGCGTGATGCACATCCCCGGACAGCACGCACACCGTCGCGGGCGCCTCGGGCCCCGACCCGACCTCGGCGACGAGCGAGGCCAGCGCGTCGAACGACGCCGGAAACGCCGACCAGTGCTCCAGATCGGCCCGCCGCCGCAGATCCTCCCCGAACCGCGCCCACCGCTCCCCACGCTCCCCCCGGCACAAGGCGGCGTTCCACGCCTCGGCATCGTGCACGAGATGAGGGAGCAGCCAGGGCAGGGACGTACCGAGGAGGAGATGGTCGTAGGGGGCGGCGGGGGAGTCCGCAGGGGGAGTGGCCGTCCCGTTCGCTCCGCTCGGCACGGGTGCCGGGGTTGGGGTTGGGGCCGGGGCACCCCGCCCCTCCAGCACCTGCTCCCGCAGCCACGCAAGCTCGCCCGGCGCGAGCATCGCCCGCTCCTTCTCGTCGAGAACGCGGGCCGCCCGCGTATCGATCACCAGCAGGCGTACGCGGCCGAAGTCGCGGCGGTAGCTCCAGCGGACCGAGGCGGGGTTCGCGTCGGCCTCGGCGGCGAAGGTGCGGAGTACGTCCGTGCCGTCCGGGATGGCGCGGACGGCGGCGTACAGGGGGTCGGTTGCGAGGTGTTCGGGCGGGAGATTGCCGAGGTGCTGGTGGACCCAGTACGACATCAGGCCGCTCAGCAGGCGCTCCTGCCACCAGGGCGTGGCCCGCATGTCGGCGAGCCAGGAGGCGCTGGTGTTCCAGTCGTCGATGACGTCATGGTCGTCGAAGATCATACAACTGGGCACCGTGGACAGCAGCCAGCGGACCTCGGGGTCGAGCCACGATTCGTAGTAGAGGCGGGTGTACTCCTCGTAGTCCGCGACCTCGTTGCCCGGCGGATCCTTGAGATCGCGGCGGGCCGCCAGCCAGCGACGGGTGGCTTTGGAGGTCTCGTCCGCGTACACCTGGTCGCCCAACAGCAGCAGTACATCCGGCCGTTCGGCCCCCGGATCCGAGGCGAGGCGTGCGGCCAGCGTGTCCAGCGCGTCCGGGCCCACCGGGTCCTTCTCGTCGGCGGGCGCAGCGGCCCAGCGACAGGAACCGAAGGCCACCCGCACCGTCGCGTGGTCGTCGTCGGCCGGGGCGTGGATGACCGAGGGCGGGAACGAGGAGCCGGGCAGCGGCCACACGGTCGTACCGTCGAGGCGCACCTCGTACGCGGTCGACGTGCCCGGTGTCAGCCCGGTCACCGGGATCAGGGCGTAGTGGTGCCCCGCGACCTGAAAGGTGCGGGTCTCGCCGCCGGCGCCGTCCGCGCAGCGCACCTCGGCGGTGCACGGACGGCTCGCCTCGACCCAGACGGTCGCGGACGAGCCGTCGACGTACCTCAGCAGTGGTCCCAGCCGCAGCCTCGCCACGTGATCACCCTCCTCCGTCGCCCCGTACGGTACGGAACGACGGAGGTCAGTGGGGAGGTTCCGGTGACCACATGTTGAACTGCGGACGTCTGGCGCAGGTCAGCAGCCGTTGAGCACGGACGTCAGCTTGCTCTTCTCCGCGGAGTCGACGGAGAGGTCGTAGTAGTACTTCACCTGAACCCAGGCGCGTACGTACGTGCAGGAGTACGAGCTGATCGACGGCATCCACTCCGCCGGGTCCTTGTCGCCCTTCGCCTGGTTCACGTTGTCCGTGACCGCGATGAGCTGCGGGCGGGTCAGGTCGTTGGCGAAGGACTGGCGTCGCGAGGTGGTCCAGCCGTCGGCGCCGGAGTCCCAGGCCTCGGCGAGCGGGACGAGGTGGTCGATGTCGACGTCGGAGGCGGCGCGCCAGGTGGCGCCGTCGTAGACGGAGTACCAACTGCCGCTGGTCGCGGCGCAGCTGGAGTCCTGCTGGACGTTGGAGCCGTCGCGTTTCAGGACGACCTCACGGGTGTTGCAGGCGCCGGACTGGGTGATCCAGTGCGGGAAGAGGTCGCGGTCGTAGCCGGTGCGGTCCTCGTTGGCCACGGTGAGCTGGGAGAGGTAGGAGCGGGCGGTGGCGGCGCTCACGGGGGTGGGCAGAGCTGCGGAGGCGGTCGGACCGTTGAAAAGCCCGACCATGGCTATCAATCCGCCGGCGGCGGCGAGTATGCTGAGCCGTCGACGCGCGTAGACCTTCGGCATGCGAACTCCCTTAGGGGGGTGGGAAGTTGACGGTGCGTGCGAATGCTTGCGGTGCCGCGTTTCGGGGAGATGTGCGCCGGGTGAGAATTTAATGTCGTGGCCATGACATAACAAGGGCTACGGGGCTGGGGGCGGCGGAGCTTTGGCCTCGTGCGTGCCTTTGTTGGGCTTTTGGGCCGGCCTTTGTTACGCGAAGTTCTGTGGAATCGGGTCCGCTGAGTGGTGGCGGGATTGCCCTTCGGTTTTGTACCGTGGAGGAACAAAGTGGCTCCCGCCCGCTTTCCCTGACCGGTGGGCGGGGCCACCTTGTCCTTGGGCCGCCATGCCCTGAGGGCACATTGCCCCGGCGACCCCGGCCCCCTCTCCTACGTTTTGGAGCATGCCGATGACGGCCACGACCGTGCTGACCGCCCGTGCCCTGCTGTTGGACATGGACGGCACCCTCGTCAACTCCGATGCCGTCGTCGAACGCGTCTGGCATCGATGGGCCGAGCGGCACGGGCTGGACGGCGACGAGGTCATGAAGGTCGTCCACGGCCGGCAAGGGCACGCGTCGATGGCCCAGCTGCTGCCTCATCGGCCCATGGAGAAGAACCTCGCGGACAACGAACGCATGCTGGCCGAGGAGACGGCCGACATGGAGGGCGTCGTCGCGATTCCCGGCGCCCCGGAATTCCTCGCTTCCCTGCGGGAGTTGGGGTTGCCGCATGCGCTGGTGACCTCCGCGGACGTGCCACTGTCGACCGCGCGGATGGCCGCCGCCGGGCTACCGCTGCCCGACGTCCGGATCACCGCCGAGTCGGTCGGGGCGAGCAAGCCGGATCCTGAAGGGTTCTTGAAGGGTGCGGCCGAGTTGGGCGTCGCGCCCGCGGAGTGTTTGGTGTTCGAGGACTCGGGGGCGGGGATCGCGGCGGGGCGCGCTGCGGGGATGCGGGTTGTGGGGGTCGGGGCTCGGGCCGGGGCTCATCGGCCGGATGTGGTGGTGCGGGACCTTTCGCAGGTGCGGGTTTCGGCTGCGGGGGACGGGACGATTCGGGTGAGCGTCGCTCCTGGCGGTTGAGTGGGGCTGGTACCGGGAGGGTGGGTCGGTTTGCGGGCGACTGCGGGCCCGTCGTGGCTGGTCGCGCAGTTCCCCGCGCCCCTGAAGAGCCTGCGACCGCCCGCACCCTGAAGAGCCAGCGAACCGAAAAAGCCCGCACCCCGGAAGGGGCTCGCGCCCTCGTACCAGCCCGCGCGGGAAGCCCGGACCCCCGACTACCCGCAGCTTCCCGCCGGCGGGAGGGGACGTGGGCCGGTGCGTCCTATGCCCGTCGCTTAGCTTCGGTCTGGGCACACCAGCACCCTGTGTCAGCACGGGGTCGTATGCCCTGTTGGCGACGGGCTGACGCACCGGACCGCGGCCCCGCACCCACCACGCACCCAAGGGGCGCGGGGAACTGCGCGACCAGCCACACTCAACCCGCAGCCGCCCAACCGCCGGAGGCACCCCGCACGGCTGCGCGACCAGCCACACTCAACCCGCAGCCGCCCAACCGCCGGAGGCACCCCGCGGGGATGCGCGAGCAATCACAACGCACCGTCAGTCGACAACGAACCCAACCGCTCAACCGCCGGAGGCAACCCGTGGGCGTTCCGCCACCGAGCCGCACATCTCCGCACTCAGCTCCCTGACGAGCTGGGCCAAATCCGTAGGCCGGTCCGGGGTCCACCAGTCGCCCAGCAGCTCGGCGAGGGACTCCTCGCGGGCCGCGGCGAGTTGGGCGGCGACCTCGCGGCCCTCGGTGGTGAGGACGAGGTCGAGGCCCTCGCGGACAGCGAGGTGGCGTTCCTCGACCTGGCGGGCCGCCTCCATGATGACGTCCAGCGGGACGGCGCTGCGTTCGGCGAGAACCCCCGGCTCGGCCCAGCCGTAGCGCCGGATGCGCAGCAGGAGCCAGCTCGCCGCGGGCAGCAGGTCGTAACCGGCGCGAGCGGTGATCTTCTCGTAGATCGCGCGCCGCCCCTCGCGCGTGCCGAGCACGGACAGCGCCCGGCACACCTCGTCGTACGAGGACCGCTCCACCGGATTGCTGGCCAGCGTCTCCGTGGCGTCGGGGACCGTCACCGAGCCCCGCAGCTTGTCCTCGCGCAGGAACCAGGCCAGTACGAAGCCGAGAACGGCGACGGGAGCCGCGTACAGGAAGACGTCCGTGATGGCCGAAGCGTACGACTGCACGGCCGACAGGCGCAGGGCGGAAGGGAGTTCGGCGATGCCGCGCGGGTCGCTCTCGAGCGAGTCGGGGCCGATACCGGGCGGCAGCTGACGGCCGCCGAGCGCGGCCGTCAGCTCGTCGGCGAGGCGGCTCGCGAAGATCGTGCCGAAGATGGCTACGCCGAACGCGGCGCCGATGGAGCGGAAGAAGGTGGCGCCGGAGGTGGCGACGCCAAGATCCTCGTACGAGACGGCGTTCTGCACGATCAGCACCAGGACCTGCATGACGAGTCCGAGGCCGAGGCCGAACACGGCGAAGTACGCGCTCATTTCGCCGGTGGAGCTGTTCTCGTCGAGCTGATGGAGCAGCAGCAGGCCGAGCGTGGTGACGCCCGTACCCGCGATCGGGAACACCTTCCAGCGGCCGGTCCGGCTGACGATCTGGCCGGACACCGTGGAGGCGAGCAGCAGACCGGCCACCATCGGCAGCATGTGCACGCCGGACATTGTGGGCGAGACGCCCTGGACGACCTGGAGGAACGTCGGCAGGTACGTCATCGCGCCGAACATCGCGAAGCCCACGATCAGGCTGATCGCGGCGGAGAGGGTGAAGGTGCGGATACGGAAGAGCTTCAGGGGGAGTACGGGCTCGGCGGCCCTCCGTTCGACGGACACGAAGGCCACGGCCAGTACGACGGCCAGCACCGCGAGGCCGATGATCTGCGGCGAGGCCCAGCCCCAGGTGGTGCCGCCGAGCGAGGCGACGAGGACGAGGCAGGCGGCGACGGACGCGATCAGGAACGTACCGAGGTAGTCGATCGTGTGCCGCGTGGTCCGGACGGGGATGCGCAGGACGGTGGCGATGACGGCGAGCGCGACCACGCCGACCGGGAGGTTGACGTAGAAGACCCAGCGCCAGCTCAGATGCTCGGTGAACAGGCCGCCGAGCAGCGGGCCGAGCACACTGGTCGCGCCGAAGACGGCTCCGAACAGGCCCTGGTACTTGCCCCGTTCGCGCGGTGGGACGAGATCGCCGACGATCGCCATCGACAGCACCATCAACCCGCCGCCGCCGAGGCCCTGGAGCGCCCGGAAGCCGATCAACTGGGGCATGTTCTGCGCCATTCCGCAGAGTGCCGAGCCGATGAGAAAGATCACAATCGCTGTCTGGAACAGTTTCTTGCGTCCGTACTGGTCACCGAGCTTGCCCCAGAGCGGGGTGGCGGCGGTGGCCGCGAGCAGATACGCCGTTACCACCCAGGACAGATGGTCCAGGCCGCCGAGTTCGCTGACGATGGTCGGCAGCGCGGTCGACACGATCGTCTGGTCCAGCGCCGCGAGCAGCATGCCCAGCAATAGGGCGCCGATCGAGACGAGGACGCCACCTCGTACGTACTCCTGACCGGGAGCGCCGCGTGAGTGGTCGCGGGGCGGTGGCGGGTGAGCCCCGTCCGCCGTCTCGTGGGCGTTCGTACGGTGCGCTTCCTCGGCCATGCAGACCTCCCGGCCGCGAGGGGCCCTCGGGTCCCCGTCGTCCTTGCATTCTGGTCGGTGTGACCGGTTATGGCCCGTTGAATCCACAGAGGAGTTCGAGATTCTGGTGGTAGCTGGGAGATGGTGTGGAGGCGGTCTGCATAATCGCTGAAGTTCGTTTTGGGGAGTGATCCATACGTGAGTGGCCGGAGTGTGCACGTCTGCCCGGAATGCGGGACACCGCGCGAGCCGGGAGGCGCGCCCTCGTGCGCATGCGCTCAGCGGGCGGCGGACGAACTCCTGGAAACCCGCTACGCGGAGGCTGCCGCAGCGGAGGATTTCGATCCGCTGCGCATCCGGCCGTACGTGGATCTGGAGGCGGTTGAGTACGAGGTCGACCTGGAGAAGGGGCCGGGGGTTTCGGGGGTGGACCCGGGTGTCTTGGGTTCGGACTCGGGTTCCTTAGGTTCGGACTCGGGTTCCTTGGGTTCGGACTCGGGTTCCTTAGGTTCGGGGTCGGGCGTCTCAGGAGTGGACTCGGGCGGCCCGGGTGCGGGTGTCTTGGGCTCGGGCGTATCGGGCGAGGGTTCCGGTGTATCGGGCAAGGGCTCGGGTGTCTCGGGTGCGGGCTCGGGTGGCTTGGGCGCGGGCTCGGATTTGGGGCCTCCGGGGTCGTTAAACGGGGCCAGGTCTTGGGAGGCCGCCGATCCGTTGGCCGAGCCGATGTCCTCGGGGGCGGGCGACGCGCTTCGCGAGCCCGGGGGCTCGGGGTCGGGTGACCCGTTGACCGGCGCCGGGCGCTCCGGGGCGGCTCACCCGTCGGCCAAGCCCAGGGGCTCTGGGGCGACTGACCCACCGGCCGAGCCCGGAGGCTCGCGCGCGGGCGACCCGTTTGTCGAGCACATGCCCTCCGGGGCGGGCGACCCGTTGGTCGAGCCCGGCGCTCCGGGCGCGTCCGCGACACCCCCAGGGCCGTCCGGGCCAGCCGCAGGGCAGCACCGGTCTGAGCCGCCGGTGGGGCAGCGCCGGTCCGGGCCGCCCTCGGGGCAGCACCCGTCCGAGCCACCCGCGAGGCAACATCGGTCCGAGCCGCCTGTGGAGCAGCGTCGGCCTGCGCCGCCCTCGGAGCAGCACCCGTCCGCGCCGCCGGTGGGGCAGCACCGATCTGCGCCGCCCTCGGGGCAGCACCCGTCCGAGCCACCCGCGAGGCAACATCGGTCCGAGCCGCCTGTGGAGCAGCGTCGGCCTGCGCCGCCCTCGGAGCAGCACCCGTCCGCGCCGCCGGTGGGGCAGCGCCGGTCCGGGCCGCCCTCGGGGCAGCACCAGTCCGAGCCACCCGCGAGGCAACATCGGTCCGAGCCGCCTGTGGAGCAGCGTCGGCCTGCGCCGCCCTCGGAGCAGCACCCGTTCGCGCCGCCGGTGGGGCAGCACCGATCTGCGCCGCCCTCGGGGCAGCACCCGTCCGCGCCGCCCGCGAGGCAACACCAGTCCGGGCCCCCCTCGGTGCCGAACTCGCCCCTGGCGGCCGCCACCCCGTCTCAGGCCGCCCCGACGCCGGCACCCCAGGCCCATTCGCCCGACGACGCCCCCACGGCAGACCTCCAACTGACGGACCTCCACCGGTTCGACGCACAGACCCCCGGCCCGGACCCGGTGACCGGTCCCCTGCCCGAGACCGAGCCCGAGCAGCCCGTGCGCCGGCGCGGGCGTCGGCGTCGGCTCGCCTTCGTCGGCACAGCGGTTGGCGCCGTGGTAATGACCGCCGCCGGGTTCGCGAGCGGGTTCTTCTCGTACGACACGCCCTCGCGGGACAGCGCGGGCCCGGGCGACATGCGCGCGAGCATCCCGGACGCGCCCTCGCCGGAGCCGCCGTCCCTGAGCCCGTCGAAGACGTCACCACCGGCCCAGCCACCCCAGGCGGACCCACCGACCAAGCCGTCCAAACCAGCCACCCCCGGCACGTCCGCGCCGACCAAGGAGCCCACGCCCGAGCCCACCCCGACCCGCGAAACCCCCACGCCCCGCCCACCGTCGACCGAGCCGCCGGCCGACTCTGCACCCCCCGGCTCCGGCGGAGGCGGCGAGCGCAGCAACGGGCGGGTCCTGCGCCCCGGCGACTCCGGCAACGAGGTCACAGAACTCCAACTCCGCCTACGCCAGCTCTTCCTCTACGCAGGCCCCACGACAGGCACGTACGACGACCAGACAGAAAACTCCGTACGAAGCTTCCAGGGCTCCCGAGGCGTCAACGACGAACTGGGCATCTACGGCGAGCCAACGCGAGAACGCCTGGAGTCGGAGACAGACGAACCGTAGTTCTCAGCCGGACTTCAAGCGGAGCACAGCCGCTTGGCGAACCAGTGCTCGGCGTAGTCATGGTCGTTGTACGGCTCGATCTCCGCGTAGCCGTGCCGGGCGTACAGGACGCGGGCCTCGACCAGGTCTCCGCGGGTGTCGAGGACCATCCGTTCGACGCCGAGCCCTCGGGCTGCCTCCTCGGCCGCGTGGAGGAGGACGGCGGCTCCGCCCTTGCCGCGCAGGTCCGCCCGTACGAACATTCGCTTCAGCTCGCCCGCGGTCGCGTCCAGCAGGCGCACGCCCGCCGTGCCGGCCGGCTCGCCGTTGTACTGGGCGAGCAGTAACACCCCGGTGGGCGGGGCGAGTTCGGCCCCGGTCTCGGCGGCGATCTCGCGCTCCAGCTCGGCCGGGTCGGTGGCGTGCCCCTCGTGGAGCAGGTACCAGCGGTCGCTGACCTCCGTGTAGTACGCCCGCCAGAGGGCAGCCGCGGCGGGTGAGTCGAAGGGTTCGGGTGCGACGGTCCAGGACGTCGACGTCGACGTACGAGTGGTCATGGCGGGCACTATCCGTGCGTACGATCCGCCGTCCGCAAGCCAATTAGCCGGGCACCGGTGTCGTTTGGCCGGCGTTCTGAGGGCAACTCGGGCAGGGAGCCGGCCCCAACGGGCCGTAACCGGAAGGTATTCCATGTCCACTGGCGTGATCATTGTTCTGATCGTGGTCGCGGCGATCATCATCGGCGCGGCCGTCTGGCTCGCAACGTCCCGCGGAGCGGGCGGCGGCGGGCGTAACCTGCGGCGGCGCTTCGGGCCCGAGTACGACCGGGCCGTCGCCCAGCACGACGGCGACGCCAAGGCCGCCGAACGCGAGCTCGCGGACCGTGTGAAGCGGCACGGGTCGCTGCACAAGCAGCCGTTGGAGCCTGCGGCGCGGGAGCGGTACGAGGCGCGGTGGGCCGCCGCCCAGGAGCGGTTCGTCGACTCGCCGCGGGAGGCCGTGGCCGAGGCGGACCGGCTGCTCGGCGAACTGGCCGGGGCCCGCGGTTTCCCCGACGGCGACCGCTACGACGAGCAGCTCGCCGCGCTCTCCGTGCACCACGCACACCACGTCCACGGCTACCGGCGCATCCACCGGGCCGCCCACGCGCCCCTCGCCGACGGCGACGAGAGCCGCACCGGTACGGAGGAACTCCGCGAGGCCATGATCGAGGCGCGCGCTCTCTTCGACGAGCTGGTGACGCCGGGTCGCGAGGACACGCGGCGCCACCGCGCGGCCGACGAGCCCGCCCCCGCCCGCTCGAACCGCCTCGGCGAACGTCTGCACGCGCCGTGGGCGTTCAACAGGCGCCACGCCAAGGGGAGTTGAGACGTATGACTGACAACATGGCTGGTCTGCCGACGCCGGCGAAGCAGCCGGAGCGTGAGGCCGCGATCGGTCCCGACAAGGCAGTCAGCCCCGACAAGACGATCGGTCGCGACAAGGGTGTGGG carries:
- a CDS encoding GNAT family N-acetyltransferase, whose amino-acid sequence is MTTRTSTSTSWTVAPEPFDSPAAAALWRAYYTEVSDRWYLLHEGHATDPAELEREIAAETGAELAPPTGVLLLAQYNGEPAGTAGVRLLDATAGELKRMFVRADLRGKGGAAVLLHAAEEAARGLGVERMVLDTRGDLVEARVLYARHGYAEIEPYNDHDYAEHWFAKRLCSA
- a CDS encoding peptidoglycan-binding domain-containing protein, producing the protein MPNSPLAAATPSQAAPTPAPQAHSPDDAPTADLQLTDLHRFDAQTPGPDPVTGPLPETEPEQPVRRRGRRRRLAFVGTAVGAVVMTAAGFASGFFSYDTPSRDSAGPGDMRASIPDAPSPEPPSLSPSKTSPPAQPPQADPPTKPSKPATPGTSAPTKEPTPEPTPTRETPTPRPPSTEPPADSAPPGSGGGGERSNGRVLRPGDSGNEVTELQLRLRQLFLYAGPTTGTYDDQTENSVRSFQGSRGVNDELGIYGEPTRERLESETDEP